Proteins co-encoded in one Columba livia isolate bColLiv1 breed racing homer chromosome 14, bColLiv1.pat.W.v2, whole genome shotgun sequence genomic window:
- the FCHSD1 gene encoding F-BAR and double SH3 domains protein 1 isoform X1, with protein sequence MQPPPRKVKLTQELRVQLLEQLSGLQGKQQRDAELLEDIRSYSKQRAAIDREYGQALQRLASQFVKRDWQRGHGEASDTRSAVAVWKGVIEGTAHAGQVRVTASETYRSLAAEAARTARLSKERMLKKGIERLQKAQSELLETVKELGKAKKQFTHLQRSSEVAKDKAADVEARLRKSDRRIFHTKASLQKLSAKFSARLAEHSRQLVGVQNEYGFALAAATAHLEHYRRVELPAAMQALDGDLYERLREHLTVASRTEVETCRATQDWFQGVAEASVQVCREQDLLLFLQEHPAFTLAPQQPFQLAGVEEVSLLLPGDDGASLEKEARRWATRVARDRKNKANSEEALQRLETRRQQVPEAEAAAVERRMEETRENIRKAEVSRVKAEARLALLRRAGLDVDTWLAGAIVGAGEEAPTGLDPAEFDDYDDSDEADEDDEPGPAARTYPYTCRVIFGYQGCQVDELSITQGEELEIIEDGDAEEWVKARNKAGQVGYVPEKYLLSLGGETGAGAGPPGPSALHRQLSSIMAAELVLEPGAWLVRALYDYEGQSPEELSFPEGAIIRVLPRAPGEVDDGFWTGDFDGRVGVFPSLVVEELTGGQGTAGQELPSPSPPPFSPPGLVPGAGLAPSPSPETPLGSCRQDGAGSGQSSPDLAATRLRPLRAPPPPPGRAPEPDPELHFS encoded by the exons ATGCAGCCGCCGCCGCGCAAG GTGAAGCTCACCCAGGAGCTGCGGGTCCAGCTCCTGGAGCAGCTCTCGGGCCTGCAGGGCAAGCAGCAGCGGGACGCCGAGCTGCTGGAGGACATCAG GTCCTACAGCAAGCAGAGGGCCGCCATCGACAGAGAATACGGGCAG GCGCTGCAGAGGCTGGCGAGCCAGTTTGTGAAGAGAGACTGGCAGCGGGGCCACGGGGAGGCCAGCGACACAAG GAGCGCAGTCGCTGTCTGGAAGGGCGTCATTGAGGGGACCGCGCACGCCGGGCAGGTCCGTGTCACTGCCTCAGAGACCTACCGCTCCCTCGCCGCTGAGGCCGCCCGCACCGCCCGTCTCTCCAAGGAGAGAATGCTTAAGAAG GGCATCGAGCGGCTGCAGAAGGCACAGAGCGAGCTGCTGGAGACAGTGAAGGAGCTGGGCAAGGCGAAGAAGCAGTTCACCCACCTCCAGCGGAGCAGCGAGGTGGCCAAGGACAAAGCAGCCGATGTGGAGGCTCG GCTCCGAAAGAGCGACCGGAGGATATTTCACACCAAGGCCAGCCTGCAAAAACTCAGCGCCAAG TTCTCAGCACGGCTGGCCGAACACTCGAGGCAGCTGGTGGGGGTGCAGAACGAGTATGGCTTCGCTCTGGCAGCCGCCACCGCTCACCTGGAGCATTACCGGCGGGTGGAGCTGCCCGCTGCCATGCAG GCGTTGGACGGTGACCTCTACGAGCGGCTGCGGGAGCACTTAACAGTGGCCAGCCGGACAGAGGTGGAGACCTGCCGGGCCACCCAGGACTGGTTCCAGGGCGTCGCGGAGGCATCTGTGCAG GTATGCCGGGAGCAGGACCTGCTGCTCTTCCTGCAGGAGCATCCCGCTTTCACCCTGGCCCCCCAGCAGCCCTTCCAGCTCGCTGGGGTGGAAGAG gtgtccctgctgctgccgggggatgACGGggccagcctggagaaggaggCCCGACGCTGGGCCACGCGGGTGGCCCGGGACCGCAAAAACAAGGCGAACAGCGAGGAG GCGCTGCAGCGGCTGGAGACCAGGCGGCAGCAGGTCCCGGAGGCGGAGGCGGCCGCAGTGGAGCGGCGGATGGAGGAAACAAGGGAAAACATCAGGAAAGCAGAG GTCAGCCGGGTGAAGGCCGAGGCGCGGCTGGCCCTGCTGCGGAGAGCAGGGCTGGATGTGGATACGTGGCTGGCAGGGGCCATAGTTGGGGCAGGCGAAGAAGCACCCACGGGGCTGGATCCAGCTGAGTTTGATGACTACGATGACAGTGACGAGGCAGACGAGGACGACgagcctggccctgctgcccGCACCTACCCCTACACCTGCCGGGTGATTTTTGGGTACCAG ggctgCCAGGTGGACGAGCTGTCCATCACCCAGGGCGAGGAGCTGGAGATCATCGAGGATGGTGATGCAGAGGAGTGGGTGAAG GCTCGGAACAAGGCAGGCCAGGTTGGCTATGTCCCTGAAAAGTACCTGCTGTCTCTGGGTGGTGAGacgggggctggggctggcccCCCAGGACCCTCTGCCCTGCACCGCCAGCTCTCCAGCATCATGGCCgcagagctggtgctggagCCTGGAG CCTGGCTCGTGCGAGCCCTGTATGACTACGAGGGGCAGAgccccgaggagctgagcttcCCTGAGGGGGCTATCATCCGCGTGCTGCCCCGCGCCCCCGGCGAGGTGGACGATGGCTTCTGGACGGGCGACTTCGATGGCCGTGTCGGCGTCTTCCCCTCGCTGGTGGTGGAGGAGCTCACTGGGGGCCAGGGAACAGCCGGGCAG GAGCTGCCATCGCCTTCCCCACCGCCCTTCTCCCCTCCCGGCCTGGTGCCCGGGGCCGGCCTGGCGCCCAGCCCCTCTCCTGAAACGCCGCTGGGAA GTTGCAGGCAGGATGGCGCGGGCAGCGGGCAGAGCTCTCCAGACCTGGCAGCCACCCGCCTTCGGCCG cTCCGCGCACCCCCTCCACCCCCTGGCAGAGCCCCCGAGCCCGACCCCGAGCTGCACTTCAGCTGA
- the FCHSD1 gene encoding F-BAR and double SH3 domains protein 1 isoform X2: protein MLKKGIERLQKAQSELLETVKELGKAKKQFTHLQRSSEVAKDKAADVEARLRKSDRRIFHTKASLQKLSAKFSARLAEHSRQLVGVQNEYGFALAAATAHLEHYRRVELPAAMQALDGDLYERLREHLTVASRTEVETCRATQDWFQGVAEASVQVCREQDLLLFLQEHPAFTLAPQQPFQLAGVEEVSLLLPGDDGASLEKEARRWATRVARDRKNKANSEEALQRLETRRQQVPEAEAAAVERRMEETRENIRKAEVSRVKAEARLALLRRAGLDVDTWLAGAIVGAGEEAPTGLDPAEFDDYDDSDEADEDDEPGPAARTYPYTCRVIFGYQGCQVDELSITQGEELEIIEDGDAEEWVKARNKAGQVGYVPEKYLLSLGGETGAGAGPPGPSALHRQLSSIMAAELVLEPGAWLVRALYDYEGQSPEELSFPEGAIIRVLPRAPGEVDDGFWTGDFDGRVGVFPSLVVEELTGGQGTAGQELPSPSPPPFSPPGLVPGAGLAPSPSPETPLGSCRQDGAGSGQSSPDLAATRLRPLRAPPPPPGRAPEPDPELHFS, encoded by the exons ATGCTTAAGAAG GGCATCGAGCGGCTGCAGAAGGCACAGAGCGAGCTGCTGGAGACAGTGAAGGAGCTGGGCAAGGCGAAGAAGCAGTTCACCCACCTCCAGCGGAGCAGCGAGGTGGCCAAGGACAAAGCAGCCGATGTGGAGGCTCG GCTCCGAAAGAGCGACCGGAGGATATTTCACACCAAGGCCAGCCTGCAAAAACTCAGCGCCAAG TTCTCAGCACGGCTGGCCGAACACTCGAGGCAGCTGGTGGGGGTGCAGAACGAGTATGGCTTCGCTCTGGCAGCCGCCACCGCTCACCTGGAGCATTACCGGCGGGTGGAGCTGCCCGCTGCCATGCAG GCGTTGGACGGTGACCTCTACGAGCGGCTGCGGGAGCACTTAACAGTGGCCAGCCGGACAGAGGTGGAGACCTGCCGGGCCACCCAGGACTGGTTCCAGGGCGTCGCGGAGGCATCTGTGCAG GTATGCCGGGAGCAGGACCTGCTGCTCTTCCTGCAGGAGCATCCCGCTTTCACCCTGGCCCCCCAGCAGCCCTTCCAGCTCGCTGGGGTGGAAGAG gtgtccctgctgctgccgggggatgACGGggccagcctggagaaggaggCCCGACGCTGGGCCACGCGGGTGGCCCGGGACCGCAAAAACAAGGCGAACAGCGAGGAG GCGCTGCAGCGGCTGGAGACCAGGCGGCAGCAGGTCCCGGAGGCGGAGGCGGCCGCAGTGGAGCGGCGGATGGAGGAAACAAGGGAAAACATCAGGAAAGCAGAG GTCAGCCGGGTGAAGGCCGAGGCGCGGCTGGCCCTGCTGCGGAGAGCAGGGCTGGATGTGGATACGTGGCTGGCAGGGGCCATAGTTGGGGCAGGCGAAGAAGCACCCACGGGGCTGGATCCAGCTGAGTTTGATGACTACGATGACAGTGACGAGGCAGACGAGGACGACgagcctggccctgctgcccGCACCTACCCCTACACCTGCCGGGTGATTTTTGGGTACCAG ggctgCCAGGTGGACGAGCTGTCCATCACCCAGGGCGAGGAGCTGGAGATCATCGAGGATGGTGATGCAGAGGAGTGGGTGAAG GCTCGGAACAAGGCAGGCCAGGTTGGCTATGTCCCTGAAAAGTACCTGCTGTCTCTGGGTGGTGAGacgggggctggggctggcccCCCAGGACCCTCTGCCCTGCACCGCCAGCTCTCCAGCATCATGGCCgcagagctggtgctggagCCTGGAG CCTGGCTCGTGCGAGCCCTGTATGACTACGAGGGGCAGAgccccgaggagctgagcttcCCTGAGGGGGCTATCATCCGCGTGCTGCCCCGCGCCCCCGGCGAGGTGGACGATGGCTTCTGGACGGGCGACTTCGATGGCCGTGTCGGCGTCTTCCCCTCGCTGGTGGTGGAGGAGCTCACTGGGGGCCAGGGAACAGCCGGGCAG GAGCTGCCATCGCCTTCCCCACCGCCCTTCTCCCCTCCCGGCCTGGTGCCCGGGGCCGGCCTGGCGCCCAGCCCCTCTCCTGAAACGCCGCTGGGAA GTTGCAGGCAGGATGGCGCGGGCAGCGGGCAGAGCTCTCCAGACCTGGCAGCCACCCGCCTTCGGCCG cTCCGCGCACCCCCTCCACCCCCTGGCAGAGCCCCCGAGCCCGACCCCGAGCTGCACTTCAGCTGA
- the LOC102092895 gene encoding proteinase-activated receptor 3, which yields MSRLVSSLRSAAASVTLLLSCACLGSAVLSPMRIKGRVLIPLNPKEEAMCPSASMEAFLNSTLTTRLLPAVYSVVLVVGLPANALACWVLVTNFRRRSSILFLLNLASADLFFVLLLPFKISYHLLGNDWLFGDYLCRTLVAFFYGNMYSSIFFLTCISLERYICVVHPFLCKGSSWTWVKAGVCVVVWLVVGLGMSPLLLRPQTSHILSLNITTCHDVLGKHEHMLLSYYFLSLVGLGFVLPFILMTVSYSCILVRLLPERRRYGQVLSVLALVLLVFILCFTPSNILLFIHYMLEPTGCHNPTYIRYALALAIGAFNNCFDPFIYFYVSQDFRAWVQDACGCCLGGLKTLSGRASKKAALPLRSSEESQL from the exons ATGTCCCGGTTGGTGTCTTCACTTCGCTCTGCTGCTGCTAGCGTCACCCTCCTGCTCAGCTGTGCCTGTCTTGGCTCGGCAGTGTTGTCCCCAA TGCGTATCAAAGGGCGAGTCTTGATCCCTCTCAACCCCAAAGAAGAAGCTATGTGCCCCAGTGCCTCCATGGAAGCTTTTCTCAACAGCACCCTCACCACCCGCCTCCTCCCTGCCGTCTACTCCGTGGTGCTGGTTGTGGGGTTGCCAGCCAATGCTCTGGCCTGCTGGGTCCTGGTGACCAACTTCAGGAGACGTTCCAGCATCCTCTTCCTGCTCAATCTGGCCAGTGCTGACCTGTTCTTTGTGCTCCTGCTGCCTTTCAAGATCTCCTACCACCTCTTGGGCAATGACTGGCTCTTTGGGGACTACCTGTGTCGTACCTTGGTGGCCTTCTTCTACGGGAACATGTACAGCTCCATCTTCTTCCTCACCTGCATCAGTCTGGAGCGCTACATCTGTGTGGTGCACCCATTCTTGTGTAAGGGCTCCAGCTGGACATGGGTCAAAGCGGGTGTCTGTGTGGTAGTCTGGCTGGTGGTGGGCCTAGGCATGAGCCCTCTGCTTTTGCGTCCTCAGACAAGTCACATCTTGAGCCTGAATATCACCACATGCCACGATGTCCTGGGAAAGCATGAGCACATGTTGCTCAGCTACTATTTCCTCTCCCTGGTGGGGCTGGGCTTTGTCTTGCCCTTCATCCTCATGACTGTCTCCTACAGCTGCATCCTGGTGCGGCTACTACCCGAGAGGAGACGCTATGGGCAGGTGCTAAGTGTCCTGGCCCTGGTCCTCCTGGTCTTCATCCTCTGCTTCACCCCAAGCAACATCCTGCTCTTCATCCACTACATGCTGGAGCCCACGGGGTGCCACAACCCCACCTACATCAGGTATGCCCTGGCTCTGGCCATCGGCGCCTTCAACAACTGCTTCGATCCCTTCATCTACTTCTACGTCTCCCAGGATTTTCGGGCCTGGGTCCAGGATGCATGTGGCTGCTGCCTGGGGGGGCTCAAGACCTTGTCAGGGAGGGCCTCGAAGAAGGCAGCCTTGCCCCTGAGGTCCAGTGAGGAGAGCCAGCTatag